Proteins co-encoded in one Gleimia hominis genomic window:
- a CDS encoding MBL fold metallo-hydrolase yields the protein MRIRRFEAELFAANAYVVSAPNEESALIVDPGLGVTDRIKQYLHEEGLTARAVLLTHGHADHVWECANFDVPVYITNPDRYRLDDPLSALLPQMRPQGVQWRAPQDVRDLTARTVAIVPGVNVLMVPAPGHTEGSALFLMEITAGETLETNAELPSEGTGHGPVKQAQPIAFTGDVIFAGSVGRADLPGGDERQMRHTLRTLGNVIDPRTWMLPGHGPATHWEHELATNLYVRRARSIG from the coding sequence ATGAGGATACGAAGGTTTGAGGCTGAACTCTTTGCCGCGAACGCGTACGTCGTGAGCGCACCGAACGAAGAGTCGGCGTTGATTGTTGACCCCGGATTGGGTGTGACCGATCGGATTAAACAGTATTTGCATGAGGAGGGCCTAACTGCTCGTGCGGTGCTGCTAACGCACGGGCACGCGGACCACGTGTGGGAGTGCGCTAACTTTGACGTCCCCGTGTATATAACTAACCCGGACCGGTATCGGCTGGACGATCCGCTGTCCGCACTGCTGCCGCAGATGCGTCCGCAAGGAGTGCAGTGGCGGGCGCCGCAGGATGTGCGTGACCTCACCGCGCGCACGGTCGCGATCGTCCCCGGAGTTAACGTGCTGATGGTGCCCGCCCCTGGCCACACCGAAGGGTCCGCCCTGTTCCTCATGGAAATTACGGCCGGAGAAACACTAGAAACGAACGCGGAACTACCGTCGGAAGGCACCGGGCACGGGCCGGTTAAACAAGCGCAACCGATTGCGTTTACGGGCGACGTGATTTTTGCCGGTTCGGTTGGGCGTGCCGACCTGCCCGGTGGGGACGAACGCCAAATGCGGCACACGTTGCGCACTCTGGGGAACGTGATTGACCCGCGCACCTGGATGCTACCGGGCCACGGGCCGGCCACACACTGGGAGCACGAGCTGGCGACGAACCTGTATGTGCGCCGTGCCCGCAGCATTGGTTAA
- the hisS gene encoding histidine--tRNA ligase has translation MAAKTSLSGFPEWLPAERIVEQRVLDILRHTFELHGFAPLETRSVEPVRELERKGETSKEIYLLSRLQDRGGHDAKADKSIGLHFDLTVPFARYIGENAGSLHFPFRRYQIQKVWRGERPQEGRFREFYQADIDVVGAGELAFHHEVEVPLVMAQALAALPIPPVQMHVNNRKIVQGMCEALGIEQVDDALRSIDKLDKIGQSGVLEEMTQHGIDSAQGEQLLQLAQIHGGLEVLEQVRALGLSHPLLDEGLEELGALLRAAEKHASGVVIADLKITRGLDYYTGSVYETFLRGHEDLGSICSGGRYDSLVTVGKRTYPGVGMSIGVSRLISRILGADMARASREVPSCVLIAVTNESERDDANEVAYALRERGIPTEVSPSSSKFGKQIRYADRRGIPYVWFTDEQGGHSVKDIRSGEQVDANPQTWQPPQADRWPSWEL, from the coding sequence ATGGCAGCAAAAACTTCACTCTCGGGTTTTCCCGAATGGCTCCCCGCCGAACGCATTGTAGAACAAAGGGTACTGGACATCTTGCGGCACACGTTTGAACTACACGGTTTCGCTCCACTTGAAACCCGCAGTGTGGAGCCCGTGCGGGAACTGGAACGCAAAGGGGAGACCTCCAAGGAGATTTACCTACTTTCACGGCTACAAGACCGCGGTGGCCACGACGCAAAAGCGGACAAGTCGATCGGCCTGCACTTCGACCTGACGGTCCCGTTCGCGCGGTATATAGGTGAGAACGCGGGCTCCCTGCACTTCCCATTTCGGCGCTACCAAATCCAGAAAGTGTGGCGAGGGGAGCGGCCACAAGAAGGTAGGTTCCGCGAGTTCTACCAGGCAGACATTGATGTCGTTGGCGCGGGAGAGCTGGCGTTCCACCACGAGGTGGAGGTGCCCTTAGTGATGGCCCAGGCCCTGGCAGCACTCCCGATTCCGCCCGTGCAGATGCATGTGAATAACCGCAAGATTGTGCAGGGCATGTGCGAGGCGCTTGGGATTGAACAGGTCGACGACGCGTTGCGGAGCATCGATAAGCTCGACAAGATCGGCCAATCCGGCGTGTTAGAAGAGATGACCCAGCATGGGATTGACAGCGCGCAAGGGGAACAGCTGCTGCAGTTAGCGCAGATCCACGGGGGCCTGGAGGTCCTGGAGCAGGTGCGCGCACTCGGGCTGAGCCACCCGCTGTTAGATGAGGGCCTGGAGGAGCTCGGAGCGCTCTTACGAGCGGCAGAAAAACACGCCTCCGGCGTGGTGATTGCGGATCTGAAGATTACCCGCGGGCTCGATTACTACACGGGTTCGGTGTACGAAACGTTTTTGCGTGGCCACGAAGACCTCGGGTCAATCTGTTCGGGCGGCCGCTACGATTCGCTGGTAACAGTGGGGAAGCGGACCTACCCGGGGGTGGGTATGTCCATTGGCGTTTCCCGGTTGATCTCGCGAATTCTTGGCGCCGACATGGCGCGGGCTAGCCGCGAAGTGCCATCGTGCGTACTGATTGCGGTGACTAACGAGAGTGAACGCGACGATGCCAACGAAGTGGCGTATGCGCTGCGGGAACGGGGAATCCCAACGGAAGTGTCGCCCTCAAGTTCGAAATTCGGCAAACAAATCCGATACGCAGACCGGCGGGGTATCCCGTACGTGTGGTTCACTGACGAGCAAGGTGGTCACTCCGTGAAGGACATCCGCTCGGGTGAACAGGTGGATGCCAACCCGCAGACTTGGCAGCCACCG
- a CDS encoding DUF349 domain-containing protein — translation MSDQNENPTATDTTDTDEQVQEIRPAVVVRATSDEDPASFGRIDEDGNVWVREASGERQVGSYPDGVPDDPFGIYTRRYRDLEATVNLFESRLPTLNAHEIDTTLASLKKAVEAPAAVGDLDGLRKRVADLQEAGAKRKEEAKAERAAAKQEALELRTAVVEQAEAVAAQDPERTQWKHSGQRLRDLLEEWKRLQRRGPRLDRPTEDALWKRFSSARSHFDRGRRQFFAKLDARQAEVKRVKEGLIAEAEAMQNSTDWGRTSAAYRDLMDRWKAAGRASRKEDDALWERFRAAQQVFFDARHAKDKVVDEDHRQNLQAKEELLVRAEALLPVKDLEATKSKLRDIQDEWEEIGFVPRADMKRVEGRLRKVEQAVRDAEDQQWKQTDPRTKARAGSMLGQLEDSIAQLKADLEKAQANADAAKEASIREALETKQAWFKQISDSVDE, via the coding sequence GTGAGTGATCAAAACGAGAATCCAACAGCAACAGACACCACTGACACTGATGAACAGGTGCAAGAAATCCGCCCGGCGGTCGTAGTGCGCGCCACTTCGGATGAGGACCCGGCGTCTTTCGGTCGCATCGATGAGGACGGGAACGTGTGGGTGCGTGAAGCCAGTGGTGAACGCCAGGTCGGATCGTATCCCGACGGTGTGCCCGACGATCCTTTCGGCATTTACACCCGCCGCTACCGCGACCTGGAGGCCACTGTGAACCTCTTCGAATCGCGCTTACCGACGTTGAACGCCCACGAGATCGACACGACTTTAGCGAGTTTGAAGAAAGCCGTTGAGGCCCCAGCCGCGGTGGGTGATTTAGATGGGCTCCGCAAGCGCGTTGCAGACTTGCAGGAGGCGGGAGCCAAACGGAAAGAAGAGGCGAAAGCAGAACGAGCCGCCGCGAAGCAGGAGGCCCTGGAGCTACGCACCGCGGTTGTTGAACAGGCGGAAGCGGTGGCGGCGCAGGATCCGGAACGCACTCAGTGGAAGCACTCGGGGCAGCGGCTGCGGGACCTTCTGGAAGAGTGGAAGCGTTTGCAGCGCCGCGGCCCGCGCTTAGATCGGCCAACGGAGGACGCGTTGTGGAAGCGGTTCTCTTCCGCCCGCTCCCACTTCGACCGTGGGCGGCGCCAGTTCTTCGCCAAGCTCGACGCGCGGCAGGCGGAAGTGAAACGCGTTAAAGAGGGGTTGATTGCAGAGGCGGAAGCCATGCAGAACTCCACCGATTGGGGCCGTACCTCAGCCGCATACCGCGATTTAATGGACCGGTGGAAGGCAGCGGGCCGGGCCTCCCGGAAGGAAGATGACGCTCTTTGGGAGCGGTTCCGTGCAGCCCAGCAAGTGTTCTTCGATGCCCGCCACGCCAAAGACAAGGTGGTGGACGAAGACCATCGCCAGAACCTCCAGGCAAAAGAAGAACTGCTGGTGCGCGCAGAGGCACTGTTGCCCGTAAAGGATTTGGAAGCCACTAAGTCTAAACTGCGCGACATTCAAGACGAGTGGGAAGAAATCGGGTTCGTGCCGCGTGCGGATATGAAACGGGTTGAGGGCCGGCTGCGGAAAGTAGAGCAGGCGGTGCGGGATGCGGAAGATCAGCAGTGGAAACAGACTGATCCGCGCACTAAAGCGCGCGCCGGATCCATGCTTGGGCAGCTAGAAGACTCGATCGCACAGCTGAAAGCCGATCTGGAAAAGGCGCAGGCTAACGCAGATGCAGCGAAGGAAGCCTCAATCCGGGAGGCACTCGAAACGAAACAGGCTTGGTTCAAACAGATCTCTGATTCCGTAGACGAGTAG